The Sebastes fasciatus isolate fSebFas1 chromosome 22, fSebFas1.pri, whole genome shotgun sequence genome includes the window gggtcccttgacctctgacctcaagatatgtgaatgaaaatgggttctatgggtacacacaagtcttttgggcaagtcatagtcaagtcagcacactgacacactgacagctgttgttgcttgttgggctgcagttggccatgttatgatttgagcatatttttgatgctaaatgtagtacctgtgagggtttctggacaatatctgtcattgttttgtgttgttaattgatttccattaataaatatatacatacatttgcttaaaacaagcatatttgtccactcccatgttgataagattattaaatacttgacaaatctccctttaaggtacattttgaacagataaaaatatagataaagataaaaatgtgtgattaatcacgattaaacattttaatcgattgacagccctagtctaaTTAATTCAAGTTGTCAAATTTGTGCTACAGCAAAAGGGAAGCAGACTATTTACCAACCACAAATTGAAATAATCCCCAAAATCTTTTTGGAGATTATTGCAACAAACTAAAATGAAggttaaaactgaaaaaaaaaaaaaaaaaaaaaaaaattcagggAGCCCCTTGTGCCACTGAGCtagtttaaagaggacatatcatgctcatacttgtatttggggtttctactagaacatgttagttagttagttttccTCAGTCATCGCTCTTCACCAcggttgaatttcagcctaCATGCATGTTTTCTCAGCTCAACATTGTTGAATCAGAGCAGCTAATATGGGTAGTGAGAGCAACAAGCTAGCTGACTGCGGAGTGCCGTCTCTCAGcgcacacagacagactgtgTCCAAAGCTCAGTCTCCTTCCTCTGTGACACCCATGGGTGACACAGCGATCGGACGAGAGAGAgcggagagagggaaaaaaagtaaatgacaataaaaccgtatttttgtagattacagcacactCTAATACACTGCAGAAGGATTTAGAACTTATTGAAATGATTATGTACCgaggtgggtcacacagatactgatattgaaaagatgcagctttttatattgtagactgttttttgaaacactttctaaattAAAAGGAACAATTTGAAAGtttaaatgacagttgtcagggcataaaaccaatgatctgttgatctttatgaatcaagactccatagtctaaCAACGCCATGTTTAAATCGAAAAATCAAGTCCATTCATGGCTTTAAAATCTAAAGTCAAATCgaatcgtggatttggagaatccCGACACCCCTAgtaggtattatgcaaatgttttacttggtgacatcaccaagttacagaagaaaaggcaggactttaagcaggcatttcaggcagttgaggagcagtgtttctgtgggggagagtaactacctttggcgtggactttgtaactttgcagaccttttacattcacaataaaatatataaaacactgaaggaaagaaaaaagcacaaaagcatacaAGTTCCTCTTTAACAAAAGAGAAATGGTGTAATGTCCTTAGGAGACATTATATAATTTAGTATAATGTGACGGCTGACAGGCTGAGTTCTCATGTGCAACTCTGCTTCCTCCCTTAGCTACACCTCAGCCCACATCGGGGTAACACTCCGACGATCTCCTTCCCTCTCCGACCACGAGCGGCGCAAAATCGTGGGCATCCTAGTCGTGATCACCGTCAACTTCATTGTCGTGTTTGGACCCTACCACCTCGTGGGCGGATACAGATTTGTGTCCTTGCTGCTGACTGACGAGCCGTGCGGGTTGGAGCGTTCCATTTTCCTCGTCTATCGCCTGTGCTACGGTCTGACCAGCCTCAACACCCTGCTGGATCCACTCTTCTACATCTTCCTGTGCCCTGACGCCCGGCTAGAGCTGCAGAGATCCCTGCCCTGTGTGGGAAGGGGGCAAAACGCCCGCAAAAAGATCGCCCTCAGCGCCAAAGCTTCCTCGGACAACCAGAGGGAGAGTGTATCTGGACATATTGATCTCCTAGCAATATAACTTGGATTTGACCACAGAGCTGGTATTTAGTCAAAGCAAGTGTGCCACCCAGTGGAAACGCATGTGTACAGTGTGTTTCAACTCTCACTGAATACATTCATCTTCCACTTCCACTAGCACACAGATCTCAAAGTGCAAAGACCTGAACTGTTGCTGACATAAACGCAACGCTATATAATTTAGTGCAAATATGtcaaattcactttttttatatcaatatcCATAACCATTGTAGCCTTAAATGAAACATATACAACCCAAAGAAATACAATTCATCTGATTCATCTGTTTACTAGATCTGTTTTCTGACTAGTGTATGGAAATGTTcagtcacacttttttttaccgTCATGTTTACGATTAAAAATTCATGTGTCATCACGTGTTTGCTGTCGGTAATTTTAAAGATAGAAAGGGTGTGAAGTAATGGGGGAAACACAGGCATGACTGTGAATGTCGTTGGGTGGCAAGTGTCATAAAAGTTTCAACACCAGAATACTTTCTCTTATGGTTTATTAATGTTTAGAAATGTCACAGCATTAAGACATATAGACATTACTGGAATGGAATGCAATAATGGACATTTAAGACATTTATTCTCTATTATAAGCAAAATGGGCGaatatataaacataacaaGAACATAATGTATCTTCAAAATGTTACTTGTGTCAGCTCCTGCAGCTACTGATAATATATAGTGAGTCATGTATGTGGACTTCAGAGtccaaactctttttttttttttttttacaaagccaTAAACGAGGTAGCAAAAAGCAATGTATGGGTCATTCCACAAAATATACCCATCAACCAAGCATCCAAgtcaaaaataagaaaatcatGCAAAATGTTGTATGTTGAATAAGAGTACACAGTGTAGAGTaatgttgattaaatcattGAATGCTATTGGGAACAATGTATGCTACAGTGGTATCATAATTTATAAAATGCAAGCCAGTATAGCAGGGGGCATGGCTAGCTCAAACAAAACCCTGTcgcaaacaaaaagaaaagtagaAAATAGAAAAGTCGAACATTGAGGAAGGATTGAATGATTTATAATCTAAAAACTCAGATGGTAAATTTAGCATAATGTACATTTCAACACCACTAATTCCATCAGTACAACAGTGCAGTGGATTTTCCTCTTCCATCTTTTGAAAAGGATTAAGTTTCcatcaataaaatgtaataattccTGCCCAAATTAAAAAGCCTACTCAAACAATGGTATTCGGGACGGCCCTAGACTGATGAGAGTGATAAAAGCTTGGCCGTTATTAGAAAATGTACCGTACGTTTTTGTTTAGCTCTGAGTCGGGTCAGCAAGACTTTTATCCTGCTCTCCTTTCAGATACAAGATTGTAACAGAATCCTTCCGCTTCTCAGTCTCGTTGGTGCTGAAAGAGGGGCGAGCGGTGCTGCGGCGTCGGGACAGCTCTGCCAGATCCTCAGCCAGAACGCTCTCCATCACCGCACCCACAGAATGTCTTATCTTCTTGCACAGGTCAGGGCAGCTGAACACGTACAGAACGGGGTTAAGGACGCTGTTGAGGAAGCCGATGGTTGCTGAGATTGGGAGGGCCTTGCGTGCAAATTCATGCGCTGGAAGCCCACTGGGAGCCATCACCTCTATGATGAAGAACAAGTGGTACGGGGCCCAGCAGAGTATGAAGCTCACCACCACGGCCACTACGAGCCGAACGAAACGGAAGGGTCGTCGGCAGCCTCTGCGAGCCAAGCTGTTATTCACGGCGGCATAGCTGAGGATGATGATCAGTAGAGGGATCAGGAAGGATACGAAGAGCTTCAAGAAGGCCAACGCCTCCTTGCGTTGCTTACATAAAGCTTCCCGGTCGAAGGGTTCAGCGGGGAGGAGTTGAGCATAATTGTAGTAACAGTGGATCTTGCCGTCAGGTGCGGTTATGGTGTCACGGAATATGAAGTAGGGGATAGTGAAGACCACAGCCAAGGCCCAAATCCCGCCACATATCCTCCCAACTAGCCTGACGTTCCTGTAGTTCTGGGCCCAGACAGGTCTCAGCACCACCAGGCAGCGGTCAATAGAAATGGCCGCCAGCAGGAAGCCAC containing:
- the LOC141760518 gene encoding prostaglandin D2 receptor 2-like; protein product: MVYGPVTPRANISIYHPSNQTDKMSSLTMFTISLHGLFSSIGIIENLLILGVVGFHVRRSVISIWILNLAFSDLLATSSLPFFTLYMARGNTWTLGTTFCRIHSSIFFLNMFVSGFLLAAISIDRCLVVLRPVWAQNYRNVRLVGRICGGIWALAVVFTIPYFIFRDTITAPDGKIHCYYNYAQLLPAEPFDREALCKQRKEALAFLKLFVSFLIPLLIIILSYAAVNNSLARRGCRRPFRFVRLVVAVVVSFILCWAPYHLFFIIEVMAPSGLPAHEFARKALPISATIGFLNSVLNPVLYVFSCPDLCKKIRHSVGAVMESVLAEDLAELSRRRSTARPSFSTNETEKRKDSVTILYLKGEQDKSLADPTQS